A window of the Campylobacter massiliensis genome harbors these coding sequences:
- a CDS encoding RDD family protein, translated as MRRSVIDKLENENITLASVGKRAVAWGIDKFLISFLFYAVYYEKFDGLDYEQISALAMEMIPQIVLLEVIYQTFFTWYCGASIGKVAMKIVCVDIDLLDKPGLLNSLTRSLVRIISENAFFLGFAWAFSNPLFQTWQDKAAKTVVINVY; from the coding sequence ATGAGAAGGAGCGTCATAGACAAGCTCGAAAACGAAAATATCACGCTCGCCAGCGTCGGCAAAAGAGCCGTCGCATGGGGTATAGATAAATTTCTCATCTCGTTTTTGTTTTATGCCGTTTACTACGAGAAATTTGACGGACTAGACTACGAGCAGATCAGTGCGCTAGCGATGGAAATGATACCGCAGATAGTCTTGCTCGAGGTTATTTACCAGACGTTTTTTACGTGGTATTGCGGCGCTAGCATCGGTAAGGTCGCGATGAAGATCGTGTGCGTGGATATCGATCTGCTCGATAAGCCGGGTTTGCTAAATTCTCTCACCCGCTCTTTGGTACGCATTATCAGCGAAAACGCGTTTTTCCTAGGTTTTGCATGGGCGTTTTCAAATCCATTATTTCAAACGTGGCAAGATAAGGCCGCGAAAACGGTAGTTATAAATGTTTACTAG
- a CDS encoding LPS-assembly protein LptD has protein sequence MFTRIFLTLIFGAFSCYAVQNFELLADDVKRDNGVVTADKNVLVYSQDYLMSADRAVYDQQKEILELFGNVNLIRNKDEISRCSYAKIDLNSKDSNYETLFMMNRDMEVWMQSDESNSTSEFYRVNGAVVSSCNVQDPDWKIKFSSGKLNRENKFLHLFNPVFYVGNVPVFYLPYFGFSTDTRRRTGLLPPEFGYGKNDGFYYKQPIYIAEYDSWDLQFDPQIRTRRGTGIYGTFRFADSPYSRGSVTLGAFRDTEGYRQRQIEKNSLRLPLKNKTHKGADVKYERDRLVKHLINEDLQEGLWLDATALNDIDYINLKKRGSGSDDNPLVTSKLNYFLSSDKHYFGAYARYYTDTSKIGSPNENKDTLQEYPSFQYHKFTDNFILPNVLYSVDLHSHNYTRKIGVKATQYEFNLPVSFHLPLADDYLKFSYYHYLYATHVDYAKKMYRPTGDEDKSANYIENYHKFSLQTDLAKAYESFYHSLNLGVDYVVKAYNEGDLPDRYETAEDDGNVYVYDMLGRKYQSFINPQHTRDEISARATQYFFNEDGRKFLRHTISQGYYTKENKRSNLKNIIGWYPLANLSFYNRLEYSYVNKYFEKVQSGASYTHDKFGASLWHTMQRKNAQEKQNYLHLNGYVELPHNYRLFSGTQYDLERDYNKQWQLGISHRRKCWNYTFVYEEELEPTTTTSGTAAKKSRGVYFFINFYPMGGLHYDFSVGQTTQGS, from the coding sequence ATGTTTACTAGAATTTTCTTGACGCTTATTTTCGGGGCTTTTAGTTGCTATGCCGTTCAAAATTTCGAGCTTTTAGCCGATGACGTAAAGCGCGACAACGGCGTTGTTACGGCAGATAAAAACGTGCTTGTTTATTCGCAAGATTATTTGATGAGCGCAGATAGAGCTGTTTACGATCAGCAAAAAGAGATTTTGGAGCTTTTCGGTAACGTAAATTTGATAAGAAATAAGGACGAAATCTCGCGCTGCTCGTACGCGAAGATCGATCTAAATAGTAAAGATAGCAACTACGAGACGCTATTTATGATGAACCGCGACATGGAAGTGTGGATGCAAAGCGACGAGAGTAACAGTACGTCCGAATTTTACAGAGTAAACGGCGCGGTCGTGTCAAGCTGCAACGTCCAAGACCCGGACTGGAAGATCAAATTTAGCAGCGGCAAGTTAAACCGCGAGAATAAATTTTTACATCTATTTAACCCCGTATTTTACGTCGGAAACGTCCCCGTGTTTTATCTACCGTATTTTGGCTTTTCAACCGATACTCGCAGACGTACCGGGCTTTTGCCGCCGGAGTTTGGTTACGGTAAAAACGATGGATTTTACTACAAACAACCGATCTATATCGCCGAATACGACAGCTGGGACTTACAGTTTGATCCGCAAATTCGCACTAGACGCGGTACAGGCATATACGGTACGTTTAGATTTGCCGATTCGCCTTATTCTAGAGGCTCTGTGACACTTGGCGCATTTAGAGATACCGAGGGCTACCGACAAAGACAGATCGAGAAAAACTCGCTAAGACTCCCTCTGAAAAACAAAACGCATAAAGGCGCTGATGTAAAATATGAGCGCGATAGGCTCGTCAAGCACCTGATAAACGAGGATTTGCAGGAGGGCTTGTGGCTCGATGCGACGGCGCTAAACGATATAGACTATATAAATTTGAAAAAACGCGGCTCGGGTAGCGACGATAACCCTCTCGTGACCTCAAAACTAAACTATTTCTTAAGTAGCGACAAGCATTACTTCGGTGCATATGCTAGGTACTATACGGATACGTCAAAGATCGGTAGTCCGAACGAAAATAAAGACACGCTTCAAGAGTATCCGAGCTTTCAGTATCATAAATTTACCGACAACTTCATCTTGCCAAACGTGCTTTACTCTGTCGATCTTCACTCGCACAACTACACGAGAAAAATCGGCGTAAAAGCGACGCAGTACGAATTTAACCTGCCGGTTTCATTTCATCTACCTTTAGCGGACGATTATCTGAAATTCTCGTATTATCACTATTTATACGCTACCCACGTGGACTATGCAAAGAAAATGTACCGTCCGACCGGAGATGAGGACAAGAGCGCAAACTATATAGAAAACTATCATAAATTTTCTCTCCAGACAGATCTGGCTAAGGCTTACGAGAGCTTTTATCATAGTTTAAATTTGGGCGTAGATTACGTGGTTAAAGCATATAATGAAGGCGACTTGCCAGACAGATACGAGACGGCCGAAGATGACGGCAACGTATACGTATACGATATGCTCGGACGAAAATATCAGAGCTTCATCAACCCTCAACACACTAGAGATGAAATTTCGGCTAGAGCGACGCAGTATTTCTTTAACGAAGACGGAAGGAAATTTTTACGCCATACGATTTCGCAGGGTTATTACACCAAAGAAAACAAGCGCTCAAATTTGAAAAACATCATCGGCTGGTATCCGCTGGCGAATTTATCTTTTTACAACAGACTTGAGTATTCGTACGTGAATAAATACTTTGAAAAAGTCCAAAGCGGCGCGAGCTATACGCATGATAAATTCGGCGCTAGCCTCTGGCATACGATGCAAAGAAAAAATGCGCAGGAAAAGCAAAACTATCTACACCTAAACGGTTACGTCGAACTTCCGCATAACTATAGACTATTTAGCGGTACTCAGTATGACCTCGAGCGCGACTACAATAAGCAGTGGCAGCTAGGCATCTCTCACCGCAGAAAGTGCTGGAATTATACCTTTGTCTACGAAGAGGAGCTTGAGCCTACGACGACCACGAGCGGAACAGCCGCCAAAAAATCAAGAGGCGTTTACTTCTTTATAAATTTCTATCCGATGGGCGGCTTGCATTACGACTTTTCGGTAGGACAGACGACGCAGGGTAGTTAA
- a CDS encoding phosphoribosyltransferase family protein, with protein sequence MGNYEDFMFENQLEAAEKLLEILPKKELVAGEYLMICSSIDSVIMVDSIARGLNLSYEILFCERIFAPNNPECEIAMVSEKDDVVLNDELIKSFGISYDFVYGEADRKYDEKILKNVYKFRKGNLIGDLKDRNILLVDEGCETGLTALTCLKTLMRERVKSVTYATPLIATDVAAAIAPLVDEIYAVHKIANFIEVDFYYENKIEPKPETVLSILEESPFYIPLQKQGDIRTCSIQ encoded by the coding sequence ATGGGCAACTACGAAGACTTTATGTTTGAAAACCAGCTCGAAGCGGCCGAAAAGCTACTTGAAATTTTGCCCAAAAAAGAGCTGGTCGCGGGCGAGTATCTGATGATATGCAGCTCTATAGACTCGGTCATCATGGTCGATAGCATAGCTCGCGGGCTAAATTTGAGCTACGAGATTTTATTTTGCGAGCGCATTTTTGCGCCGAATAACCCGGAGTGTGAGATCGCGATGGTTAGCGAAAAGGATGACGTGGTGCTAAACGACGAGCTGATTAAGAGCTTTGGCATTAGTTACGATTTTGTTTATGGCGAGGCGGATCGCAAATACGACGAAAAAATCCTAAAAAACGTATATAAATTTAGAAAAGGAAATTTAATCGGCGATCTAAAGGATAGAAATATCCTGCTCGTCGATGAGGGCTGCGAGACGGGTCTTACAGCGCTAACCTGCCTAAAAACACTCATGCGCGAGCGAGTAAAATCAGTCACCTACGCCACGCCGCTCATCGCTACCGACGTCGCCGCAGCTATCGCGCCGCTGGTGGATGAAATTTACGCCGTGCACAAGATCGCAAATTTTATCGAGGTGGATTTTTACTACGAAAACAAAATCGAACCAAAACCGGAAACCGTGCTTTCCATATTAGAGGAGAGTCCGTTTTATATACCATTACAAAAACAAGGAGATATCAGGACATGCAGTATTCAATAG
- a CDS encoding polyribonucleotide nucleotidyltransferase: MQYSIEVNNQVEIYDINKVAKQASGAVLLRVKNTVVLATVAREDTQVSEDFLPLTVQYIEKTYAAGRIPGGYVKRETKPGDFETLTSRIIDRSLRPLFPKGYAYPTQIVVMVLSCDPEVDLQVVGLNAASVALYLSDIPVNAPVCGVRVGYIDNKFVINPSNSELKTSALDLYVAGVKDELLMIEMRSIATEKDEIMPIALDPMMDPNLGGGVIAMQDMNEFSEDLIVEAIAQAGKAILRASNAYEEAFSQHKKEDAQLELKPEIENESVAVYLNEFYKNDVKAAINQMAKSERASELTKIAKQILTDEVAQKEGWGEEVVSNVLAKFKKKIVREQIINEGVRADGRGLKEVRPISIETNILPNAHGSCLFTRGQTQALVVATLGTDGDAQMYDMLTEKGAVTDKFMFNYNFPGFSVGEASPLKAPGRRELGHGNLAKRALAPSIDANSPYTIRLVSEILESNGSSSMASVCGGSLALRAAGVDTPKLVAGVAMGLIFEGEKHAVLTDIMGLEDHDGDMDFKVAGSKDGITALQMDIKLGGISLDVLKEALLQAREGRLHILNLMEKANENISVNEDILPKLELFSVDPGKIVDIIGQAGKTIKEIIEKFDVAIDLDREKGEVKIAGAQKSSVDAAKDYIIQIVSKDNGKGFGGKRGGRDGKPHKTPEFNIGDEFEGEVKSVVEFGAFIGLPGGVDGLLHISKIKTPLKAGDKVKVKISEQKGHKISLSLAQ; this comes from the coding sequence ATGCAGTATTCAATAGAAGTCAATAATCAAGTTGAAATTTACGATATAAACAAGGTTGCCAAGCAAGCTAGCGGCGCGGTGCTTTTGCGCGTGAAAAATACCGTCGTTTTAGCTACCGTCGCTCGCGAGGACACGCAAGTTAGCGAGGATTTTTTACCGCTAACGGTGCAATACATCGAAAAAACATACGCAGCAGGTAGGATTCCGGGCGGCTATGTAAAAAGAGAGACTAAACCGGGGGATTTTGAGACGCTAACTTCGCGCATCATCGACCGCTCGCTACGTCCGCTCTTTCCAAAGGGCTACGCATACCCGACGCAAATCGTCGTTATGGTGTTATCTTGCGATCCGGAGGTTGATTTGCAAGTTGTCGGTCTAAATGCCGCTTCGGTCGCGCTTTATCTTAGTGACATCCCCGTAAATGCGCCTGTTTGCGGCGTACGCGTGGGCTATATTGATAATAAATTCGTAATCAACCCTAGCAACTCCGAGTTAAAAACATCGGCGCTCGATCTTTACGTGGCCGGCGTTAAAGACGAACTTTTGATGATCGAGATGAGAAGTATCGCGACTGAAAAAGACGAAATAATGCCTATCGCGCTAGATCCTATGATGGATCCAAATTTAGGCGGCGGCGTGATAGCGATGCAGGATATGAACGAATTTAGCGAAGATCTCATCGTGGAGGCGATCGCGCAGGCCGGTAAAGCCATACTTCGCGCCTCAAACGCTTATGAAGAAGCATTTAGCCAGCATAAAAAAGAGGACGCACAGCTTGAGCTAAAACCGGAGATCGAAAACGAGAGCGTCGCCGTCTATCTAAACGAATTTTACAAAAACGACGTAAAAGCCGCGATAAATCAGATGGCTAAAAGCGAGCGCGCTAGCGAACTAACCAAGATCGCCAAGCAAATTTTGACCGATGAAGTAGCACAAAAAGAGGGCTGGGGGGAGGAGGTCGTCTCTAACGTCCTAGCTAAATTTAAGAAAAAAATCGTCCGAGAGCAGATCATAAACGAGGGCGTTCGCGCCGACGGCAGAGGGCTTAAGGAGGTTCGCCCGATCAGCATCGAAACAAATATCCTACCAAACGCTCACGGCAGCTGCCTCTTTACTCGTGGCCAGACGCAAGCTCTCGTGGTGGCGACTCTAGGCACCGATGGCGACGCGCAGATGTATGATATGCTAACGGAAAAAGGCGCCGTGACGGATAAATTTATGTTTAACTACAACTTCCCCGGCTTTAGCGTCGGTGAAGCTAGCCCGCTAAAGGCTCCGGGCAGACGCGAGCTAGGACACGGCAACCTCGCTAAACGCGCGCTTGCGCCTAGCATCGACGCAAATTCGCCTTATACGATCAGACTCGTGTCCGAAATTTTAGAAAGTAACGGCTCAAGCTCGATGGCTAGCGTTTGCGGCGGCTCTTTAGCGCTAAGGGCTGCGGGCGTCGATACGCCAAAACTAGTTGCGGGCGTTGCGATGGGACTAATTTTCGAGGGCGAAAAACACGCCGTGCTAACCGACATCATGGGGCTAGAGGATCACGACGGCGACATGGACTTTAAGGTCGCAGGTAGCAAAGACGGCATAACCGCGCTTCAGATGGATATAAAACTGGGCGGCATAAGCCTTGACGTGCTAAAAGAGGCGCTTTTGCAGGCGCGCGAGGGCAGGCTGCATATATTAAATTTGATGGAAAAAGCAAACGAAAATATCTCCGTAAACGAAGATATACTCCCTAAACTAGAGCTCTTTAGCGTGGATCCGGGCAAGATCGTAGATATCATCGGACAGGCTGGTAAAACGATAAAAGAGATCATAGAAAAATTTGACGTCGCTATCGATCTAGATCGCGAAAAAGGCGAAGTAAAGATCGCCGGCGCGCAAAAATCAAGCGTCGACGCGGCTAAAGACTACATCATCCAAATCGTCTCAAAAGATAACGGCAAGGGCTTTGGCGGCAAAAGAGGCGGCAGAGACGGCAAGCCTCACAAGACGCCCGAATTTAATATCGGAGACGAATTTGAGGGCGAGGTAAAAAGCGTGGTGGAATTTGGCGCCTTTATCGGGCTTCCGGGTGGCGTAGACGGACTTTTGCATATCTCAAAGATCAAAACGCCTCTAAAAGCCGGCGATAAGGTCAAAGTAAAAATCAGCGAGCAAAAAGGGCACAAAATTTCCCTTTCTCTAGCGCAATAA
- a CDS encoding universal stress protein, with translation MQYKKIFFPIGAGDDVKERIRGALLVAKHFNSHIEILACQLDPGVVYNMKMTLRGGVLYDEFLKAAKAELGVEHERNETIFHKLCEELDVQISDEPIEGKTTAKFTTKSGKRSVVVEQESKFCDMVVAAVPLDGKITGTFEAAVLKSGKTAITIPRRITSFKADNILVSWNGSTQNSRAVSSSIELLKKAKKVHCITCMPHSGDGSAEENLKKLEEYLKLHDIQATYEVVSTTSVPGEALLRSAKEGGFDLIVAGRYGENGFLEIFLSGTSRYFLKNTTIPVFM, from the coding sequence ATGCAGTATAAAAAAATATTTTTCCCAATCGGTGCGGGCGACGACGTAAAAGAGCGTATCAGAGGGGCTTTGCTGGTCGCTAAGCATTTCAACAGCCACATCGAGATTTTGGCTTGCCAGCTAGATCCAGGCGTCGTTTATAACATGAAAATGACGCTTCGAGGCGGCGTGCTTTATGACGAGTTTTTAAAGGCGGCGAAAGCGGAGCTCGGCGTCGAGCACGAGCGCAACGAGACTATTTTTCATAAACTTTGCGAAGAGCTAGACGTGCAGATCAGCGACGAGCCGATCGAGGGCAAGACGACGGCTAAATTTACCACAAAAAGCGGCAAGCGAAGCGTGGTAGTCGAGCAGGAGTCTAAATTTTGCGATATGGTAGTTGCCGCAGTACCGCTTGACGGCAAGATCACGGGTACGTTTGAGGCGGCGGTGCTAAAAAGCGGTAAAACGGCTATCACGATACCAAGGCGCATAACGAGCTTTAAGGCTGACAATATCCTAGTTAGTTGGAACGGCTCGACGCAAAACTCGCGCGCCGTAAGTAGCTCGATTGAGCTACTAAAAAAAGCTAAAAAAGTGCATTGTATCACTTGTATGCCGCATTCCGGCGACGGTAGCGCAGAGGAAAATCTAAAAAAACTAGAAGAGTACCTAAAACTGCACGACATACAGGCGACTTACGAGGTAGTTAGCACGACTTCGGTGCCAGGCGAGGCGTTGCTAAGAAGCGCTAAAGAGGGCGGATTTGACCTGATCGTGGCGGGCAGATACGGCGAAAACGGCTTTTTAGAGATATTTTTGAGCGGTACTTCGAGATATTTCCTTAAAAATACGACGATACCGGTCTTTATGTAA
- a CDS encoding mobilization protein: MDNNAKSSFNIALTTSGSFWHNFRRGFLAKNVRAELSHLNEYTCSFEEARQKAKQMKADADAAYYARTGRRPKYDEKKIYWSAVVNARAWHSLADLEKVAEVIEDEMGYRLVYGCFHRDEGHPNDAGEWIENNHFHLEFISLDSSGISQHRKTFNPSMMSRIQTRIAAVLGMERGISKGITGRKHLPPRQYKQAIKIAEPLKQELKLTKDTLKTAKERIKQLEEQLKTANKQARADLQKDGAKREDYSALEQENKQLKNELAELKKAPANVNIDDEMAKIGKRIEELQHSRKILKEAKAGVLEFKNALGLLDKEKVTAFICQSVALTYAVREQLQNYIPILNDVERYKAEAAQAKNLRNNKIAQVFLGAASSKPDVDVDALQKENASLLKTFDVLYGQNQDLQNDLKATADAIEKKDAEIAKLRKNQEDVKTTNAFLLGQAEMLSDLVRSGQLYIEPGGRHLVESLDGIVKGDRPLTSFAGIKSGLLTYCPSLSSPKNDLEI; this comes from the coding sequence ATGGATAACAACGCTAAGAGCTCGTTCAATATCGCCCTGACTACATCGGGGAGTTTTTGGCATAATTTTCGGCGCGGATTTTTGGCAAAAAACGTCCGAGCTGAATTATCACATTTAAACGAGTATACTTGTAGCTTCGAGGAAGCGCGACAAAAAGCGAAACAAATGAAGGCTGACGCTGACGCTGCCTATTATGCGCGCACGGGACGACGCCCGAAGTACGACGAAAAAAAGATATATTGGTCGGCCGTTGTGAATGCCCGAGCGTGGCATTCTCTGGCTGACCTTGAAAAGGTCGCCGAGGTGATCGAGGATGAGATGGGCTATCGACTCGTTTACGGGTGCTTTCACCGGGATGAAGGACATCCAAATGACGCAGGGGAGTGGATTGAGAATAACCATTTTCACCTTGAATTTATTTCGCTTGACTCGAGCGGGATTTCACAGCACCGAAAAACATTTAATCCATCAATGATGTCGCGAATCCAAACAAGGATTGCGGCCGTGCTCGGAATGGAGCGCGGCATCTCGAAAGGGATTACGGGACGCAAACATCTTCCGCCTCGCCAATACAAGCAAGCGATAAAAATCGCCGAGCCGCTGAAGCAAGAGCTGAAGCTTACAAAAGACACTTTGAAAACGGCAAAAGAGCGAATAAAACAGCTAGAGGAACAACTTAAGACTGCAAACAAGCAAGCCCGCGCTGACTTGCAAAAGGATGGGGCAAAACGTGAGGACTACTCTGCGCTAGAGCAAGAAAACAAGCAACTAAAGAACGAACTAGCTGAGCTAAAAAAAGCGCCTGCTAATGTAAATATCGATGACGAAATGGCTAAAATCGGTAAGAGAATTGAGGAGCTTCAACATTCTCGAAAAATTTTAAAAGAAGCTAAGGCTGGGGTCTTGGAGTTTAAAAACGCTTTGGGGTTACTCGATAAGGAAAAGGTTACGGCTTTTATCTGCCAAAGCGTCGCTCTTACTTACGCCGTGCGTGAGCAGCTACAAAACTATATCCCTATTTTGAACGATGTCGAGCGTTATAAGGCGGAAGCCGCGCAAGCGAAAAATCTCCGAAATAACAAGATCGCTCAAGTCTTTTTGGGCGCCGCCTCAAGCAAGCCTGACGTAGACGTTGATGCCCTACAAAAAGAAAATGCCTCATTGCTAAAAACTTTTGACGTGCTATATGGGCAAAATCAAGATCTCCAAAATGATCTTAAAGCCACTGCTGACGCTATCGAAAAAAAAGACGCCGAAATCGCAAAGCTGAGAAAGAATCAAGAGGATGTGAAAACTACTAATGCGTTTCTTCTTGGTCAAGCTGAAATGCTTTCCGATCTCGTGCGTTCGGGACAGCTCTATATCGAACCGGGAGGTCGTCACCTTGTCGAGAGCTTGGACGGTATCGTAAAAGGCGATCGTCCTCTTACAAGCTTCGCCGGAATAAAAAGCGGCCTTCTTACCTATTGCCCCTCTTTATCGTCTCCAAAAAATGACCTAGAAATATAA
- a CDS encoding tyrosine-type recombinase/integrase, with protein sequence MRLTSQLDKLTDFVGFKAHPDETISSYTLPIGKKESRQKLDECGLWVKILKTTARKSKKVKLKKDYYYGEQGKLVKFLGSAKDISYKTALKMAKELSVGATPKGKAFNTLGSVFELYLASGSKSWAPRTTAKKLKIYKKFAPIKDKDIARIKADSIFTIADELYQAEKFAALKDFLVEAKMLFTYAKNRQKIANNPLDNIDFSKIYVIPDSDGFGHIETDNDLRSLIAYCCDYAGSRDVRNALVLGLCTALRAGNIRTLQKRHLKLDENGYYLAFNKDEMKVSSNGDMYLGIPQELGEWLENMDVGTHFFMGRAGKGLLSDAILSKSLKDYEPENPKGRIVFHSFRSILSTFAHEVDESEVSDYDISRTLSHKIRGVEKSYNKSKSIATTRRVLSWWFVYLKNRGLTL encoded by the coding sequence ATGCGATTAACCTCTCAACTTGACAAACTTACGGATTTTGTCGGCTTTAAAGCTCACCCTGACGAAACTATCTCGTCTTATACTCTCCCTATTGGCAAAAAAGAAAGCCGTCAAAAGCTCGACGAATGCGGGCTTTGGGTGAAAATCCTAAAAACGACTGCCCGCAAGAGTAAAAAAGTCAAGCTCAAGAAGGACTACTACTACGGCGAACAGGGCAAGCTCGTTAAGTTTTTAGGCTCCGCGAAAGATATCAGCTACAAAACCGCGCTAAAAATGGCGAAGGAGCTAAGCGTAGGCGCTACGCCAAAGGGAAAAGCCTTTAATACCCTAGGCTCCGTTTTTGAGCTGTATCTAGCCTCGGGTTCTAAAAGCTGGGCTCCGCGTACGACTGCAAAAAAACTAAAAATATATAAAAAATTCGCCCCGATAAAAGACAAAGATATAGCTCGAATAAAGGCCGACTCGATATTCACAATCGCTGACGAACTCTATCAGGCTGAAAAATTTGCCGCACTTAAGGACTTTCTAGTCGAGGCTAAAATGCTTTTCACCTATGCTAAAAATCGTCAAAAAATCGCTAACAATCCTTTAGACAATATCGATTTTTCTAAAATCTACGTCATACCTGATAGCGACGGCTTCGGGCATATCGAAACCGACAATGACTTACGCTCGTTAATCGCCTATTGCTGTGATTATGCAGGGTCGCGCGATGTTCGCAACGCTCTAGTTCTCGGCCTTTGCACGGCGTTAAGGGCGGGAAATATTCGTACTTTGCAAAAGAGGCATTTAAAACTCGACGAAAACGGCTACTATTTGGCTTTTAACAAAGATGAGATGAAAGTATCAAGTAATGGCGATATGTATCTCGGCATTCCTCAAGAACTTGGCGAATGGCTTGAAAATATGGATGTCGGCACTCACTTTTTTATGGGTCGCGCGGGAAAGGGGCTTCTCTCTGACGCGATACTCTCAAAATCCCTAAAAGACTACGAGCCTGAAAATCCGAAAGGTCGTATCGTGTTTCACTCGTTCCGCAGTATTCTTTCGACTTTCGCTCATGAAGTCGATGAAAGCGAGGTAAGCGATTACGACATATCACGCACTCTATCACACAAGATAAGAGGCGTAGAGAAAAGTTACAATAAATCGAAATCGATCGCTACTACTCGCCGTGTTTTATCTTGGTGGTTTGTATATCTGAAAAATAGGGGATTGACATTATGA
- a CDS encoding F0F1 ATP synthase subunit C, whose product MKKVVFLMMAFASFAFADGGEMLKSYSVLAAAVGLGLAALGGAIGMGNTASATISGTARNPGVGSKLTTTMFVALAMIEAQVIYALVIALIVLYANPML is encoded by the coding sequence ATGAAAAAAGTTGTTTTCTTAATGATGGCTTTTGCTAGCTTCGCGTTTGCGGACGGCGGCGAAATGCTAAAATCTTACTCTGTTCTTGCAGCAGCAGTTGGTCTAGGCCTAGCGGCTCTTGGCGGCGCTATCGGTATGGGAAATACCGCATCTGCGACAATCTCAGGCACAGCTAGAAATCCAGGCGTAGGCAGCAAGCTAACTACGACGATGTTCGTTGCTCTTGCGATGATCGAAGCGCAAGTTATCTACGCACTAGTTATCGCGCTAATCGTTCTTTACGCAAACCCAATGTTATAA
- a CDS encoding sodium-dependent transporter — MLASLLKFQILRLNLAQDKFSKIGFILAVAGSAVGLGNAWKFPYLVGQNGGSAFVLLYLFMTFFIGLAIFFGEIAIGKLSESDPVNAFKKLAPKRKETWKFAGFTMIGAIIIASFYTVIIGWILKYAVMVITELPKDVEASEKIFGNFYANDAASQIFYFTIVFFLCIFIVSKGIKSGIERVNVWMMPSLLILLIIMLSYSFTMDGFVQSAKFLLVPDFSKLGVSSILTALGLAFFTLSLGVGVIIVYSASLPDNTNLVSSSIIIVVINVVMGILMGLVIFTFVFEFGATPSQGVGLVFISLPTLFAKLGALGHVLAFAFFSALLFAGITSAISMLEPFTHYLIREFGFSRKKALALIGAFIYCMGILCILSSIEGVKENLVFFGKSFFDCLDFLSSNIIMPIGGITVSIFVGFVIKKDALYILFGPYMSRVVFEIWYFMIRFVAPISIVIITINALRG; from the coding sequence ATGCTAGCCTCGCTTCTGAAATTTCAAATACTAAGGTTAAATTTGGCGCAGGATAAATTTTCAAAAATCGGCTTTATCTTAGCCGTCGCGGGCTCTGCGGTGGGGCTTGGAAATGCGTGGAAATTCCCGTATTTAGTCGGTCAAAACGGCGGTTCGGCCTTCGTGCTTTTGTATCTTTTTATGACGTTTTTTATCGGACTTGCGATATTTTTCGGCGAGATAGCTATCGGTAAGCTTTCTGAGTCTGACCCAGTAAACGCCTTTAAAAAGCTTGCTCCAAAGCGCAAAGAAACTTGGAAATTTGCGGGTTTTACGATGATAGGCGCGATCATTATCGCCTCTTTTTACACGGTTATCATCGGATGGATACTAAAATACGCAGTAATGGTAATAACAGAACTTCCAAAAGACGTCGAGGCTTCGGAGAAAATTTTCGGAAATTTCTACGCTAATGACGCCGCGTCTCAAATTTTTTACTTTACGATCGTGTTTTTTCTCTGTATTTTTATCGTATCAAAGGGCATAAAAAGCGGCATAGAGCGCGTAAACGTATGGATGATGCCGTCGCTTCTTATCTTGCTTATCATCATGCTTAGCTACTCGTTTACGATGGACGGCTTCGTTCAGTCGGCTAAATTTTTGCTGGTTCCCGATTTTTCAAAACTGGGCGTAAGCAGCATTTTAACCGCGCTTGGACTGGCATTTTTTACGCTATCTTTGGGCGTTGGCGTTATCATCGTTTACTCCGCGTCGCTGCCCGATAATACCAATCTGGTTAGCTCCTCGATCATAATTGTCGTGATAAACGTCGTGATGGGCATTTTGATGGGGCTTGTTATCTTTACTTTCGTGTTTGAGTTTGGAGCGACGCCTAGTCAGGGCGTGGGACTCGTGTTTATCTCGCTGCCTACGCTGTTTGCCAAGCTCGGAGCGCTCGGACACGTGCTTGCGTTTGCGTTTTTCTCGGCTCTGCTTTTTGCCGGCATTACCTCGGCCATCTCGATGCTAGAGCCGTTCACGCACTATCTTATCCGCGAATTTGGCTTTTCTCGTAAAAAAGCCCTCGCGCTAATCGGCGCTTTCATCTACTGCATGGGCATTTTGTGCATACTTTCAAGCATCGAAGGCGTTAAGGAAAATTTGGTATTTTTCGGCAAGAGCTTTTTTGACTGCCTTGATTTTCTTAGCTCAAACATCATCATGCCTATCGGCGGCATCACGGTGTCGATTTTCGTCGGGTTTGTCATCAAAAAAGACGCGCTTTACATACTTTTTGGGCCGTATATGAGTAGGGTCGTTTTTGAAATTTGGTATTTTATGATTAGATTCGTAGCTCCTATTAGCATCGTCATCATCACGATAAATGCGCTAAGAGGCTAA